The bacterium sequence GGGCCTCGTTTCCGGCCAGTTCGCGAAGCGGATCGATACCGGAACAGAAAACCGGGACATTCGCCTGACTTGCTTCGATGACCGGTAAGCCAAAACCTTCTTCAAAACTCGGAAGCAACAAGAGATCGGACATGCGCAAAAGTCCGTAAACCACATCTTCCGGAAGATAGCTCTTTTCGGCATCGGCCAAAAAATGCACGCACGTGGTCAACGAAAGCTCTTCCGTCAAATTCTTTAAACGTTTGAAGTACTCAATATTTGTGATGTTGTGTGGGCCAACCGGACCTGTGATCACCAGCTTCACGCGCGGAAAGTTTTTCCGTAGTTCCGCAAGAGTACGAATTGCAAGCTCAATGTTTTTCCGCCGGGTAATCCGTACAGGCAGGAGGATAAACGGAGAAGCAGTGAGCAACTCCAGACGAGCTGCCAGCTCTATTGTCTGAGTGTTCAACGCCAGCACCTGAGCGACCGAAACGCCGTTTGGAATGACTTGAATCTGATCAGGCCGCTTTCCCAGCAGATCTGCAAGCTCTATGCGCCGGAATTCCGAAACGGCAACGTGAGTCGTGGCTGGCCAGTCTTGCCGGATCAGATCCCACGGATAGCCGTTGTGAAGCTCATCCCTGTAGCGCGGAGTAGTCCAGGCAAGATCATGATGCCAGAGAATCAAAGCCGGACGCTGAGCTCTCTCTGTGCGTTCTCGAAGAGCAGCAGTTAGAGCCAGATTCTTGTGCAGTGAACAAACGTTATGAGCAATCAGCAGATCCAGCTCGCTGAGCAAGGGATTGAGATTTGAAGCAATTTCCGCAACAAGTGAATCGAATTTCGCAGATACCATACCCTGGTCGAGCTCGCTCTTTACAGCAAGAACGTTGGCCTGCACCGAATCAACAAGAGGGATTTGATGGAATTCAATTCGTGGATCAAACTGGGCGCCCCGGCCTGCAATCGCACATACGTTGTGACCCGCCTCCATCATCAGAACTGCGTGTTTCGCCAATATTGTCTCCACTCCTCCCACCACGGGCGGCACTGAGTAGTGAAGCAATCCGATGTTCATAACTCCATCCTAAACAAACTTAACACACAGTGCCAGACGCCTGAAGCTGTGAAAAAATCAGAATGGAGCGTGGGCTTGCAGCCCGCAAAACTTTGTAGTTTCGATGAGCCTGGCGGGCAGAGATGCCCGCGCTGCTCTAAGAACGGATGCCGGCATATAATCAATTCTGATGAATCAACCTCAAGATCACTCATTTAGAATCAGAGGGAGGGTCTGATGGCCACTCGTTCATGCCGGATTGGAATCGTATCAACACGTTTGGCAGGCACCGATGGTGTCTCACTTGAAGTCGTCAAGTGGGTGAATGTTCTCCAGCGAATGGGACACACCTGTTTTTTCTTTGCCGGTGAATGTCAATGGCCTGCTGACCGTTCGTATGTAGTGCCGGAAGCGCATTTCGATTTTCCCGAGGTTCTGGAACTTACGTCCGACCTGTTTGATGACCACAAACGCGATCCGGAGACTTCTAAAAAAGTAGATCGATTAAAAAACTATTTGAAAGCGCACCTGCATAAGTTTGTGCAGGATTTTGAAATTCGATTGATGATCGTTGAAAATGCGCTGTCGATCCCCATGAACGTTCCTTTAGGTCTTGCTCTCACGGAAATGATTGCAGAAACCGGGATGCTTACTCTGGGGCACCACCATGACTTTTTCTGGGAACGATCGCGATTTGCTGTAGCAGCGGCCGATGACTATTTGCGGGCAGCTTTTCCACCAACGCTGCATTCTATTCGTCATTCTGTGATTAACTCATTTGCCCAGCGACAACTGGCTCTGCGGACCGGCGCAAGTTCGCTTCTCATTCCCAATGTGATGGATTTCGATTCGCCACCTCCTGAATCGGACGGCTATGCGGACGATCTACGCGCAACTCTTGGAATTTCGCCGGATGAGTATTTTCTCTTACAACCCACCCGGGTGGTTCCACGCAAGCGTATCGAACGGGCTATTGAGCTTGCCGGTCGCTTGAATCGGCCATGCACGCTTGTAATCTCGCATGCATCCGGGGACGAGGGCTCACGTTATATGAATTATCTGCGTGAATACATCGATCTCATGAAAGTGCGCGTCGTGTTTGCGCAAGAAAGATTCAGCGGCATACGGGGAAGGAACGCGGACGGTTCAAAAGTATACTCACTTGCCGATGCACATTTCCCTGCCGACTTGATTACCTATCCCTCCTCCATTGAAGGATTCGGTAATGGATTTCTGGAGGCCATCTATTACCGCAAGCCGATTCTTATGAGCGCCTACGAGATCTATCGTGTTGATATTCGACCTAAAGGATTTCGCGTCATCGAGTTTGAGGATTACATTACCGGAAACATTGTAAGCAAGGTGCGTGAAGTGCTCGAAAATCACGGACTGGTTCGGGAAATGACCGACCACAATTATGTCGCCGCGCGTCGCTACTATTCCTACACGAACCTGGAGACTCTATTGGCGGCACAAATCAATTTGATGCTGGGGGATTAAGAAAGTTGGATCCACATTCCTTCATAAGGAGACAGTTGTATGCTGCCTGCGGAGATTCGTCGTGTTGGCTTAAAAAGGTTGATGCCGCGAGCAGACTGGGGAAGGAGCACGTTTTGAGAAACAGGAGTTATATTTTGTAGACAGAGAATTCTTTCACCTGACTGGGGTGAGGAACGAATCAGGGAAAAAACCGAATCCCCGCATTCCAGGACTTCCTGTTTTCCGTATGGATCGAACGCCGGATGCTGCGAGCGAACCTGAAGGAGCGCACGGAGTCGCGTGAACACTTTGTGGCGCAAAGATTTGCTATCAGCCAGGTCTTGCTCAACCTTCTGACGAATCAGTTTCTGCCGAT is a genomic window containing:
- a CDS encoding glycosyltransferase; amino-acid sequence: MNIGLLHYSVPPVVGGVETILAKHAVLMMEAGHNVCAIAGRGAQFDPRIEFHQIPLVDSVQANVLAVKSELDQGMVSAKFDSLVAEIASNLNPLLSELDLLIAHNVCSLHKNLALTAALRERTERAQRPALILWHHDLAWTTPRYRDELHNGYPWDLIRQDWPATTHVAVSEFRRIELADLLGKRPDQIQVIPNGVSVAQVLALNTQTIELAARLELLTASPFILLPVRITRRKNIELAIRTLAELRKNFPRVKLVITGPVGPHNITNIEYFKRLKNLTEELSLTTCVHFLADAEKSYLPEDVVYGLLRMSDLLLLPSFEEGFGLPVIEASQANVPVFCSGIDPLRELAGNEAQYFSPESDPKHLASRIAKHLETSSVFHLRTNLRRYDWNCVYKETIEPLLLETGENR
- a CDS encoding glycosyltransferase family 4 protein produces the protein MATRSCRIGIVSTRLAGTDGVSLEVVKWVNVLQRMGHTCFFFAGECQWPADRSYVVPEAHFDFPEVLELTSDLFDDHKRDPETSKKVDRLKNYLKAHLHKFVQDFEIRLMIVENALSIPMNVPLGLALTEMIAETGMLTLGHHHDFFWERSRFAVAAADDYLRAAFPPTLHSIRHSVINSFAQRQLALRTGASSLLIPNVMDFDSPPPESDGYADDLRATLGISPDEYFLLQPTRVVPRKRIERAIELAGRLNRPCTLVISHASGDEGSRYMNYLREYIDLMKVRVVFAQERFSGIRGRNADGSKVYSLADAHFPADLITYPSSIEGFGNGFLEAIYYRKPILMSAYEIYRVDIRPKGFRVIEFEDYITGNIVSKVREVLENHGLVREMTDHNYVAARRYYSYTNLETLLAAQINLMLGD